A genome region from Verrucomicrobiota bacterium includes the following:
- a CDS encoding DUF3299 domain-containing protein — translation MKALFNPTHGPVSAAGAIAVAALMSGCGLGVQKSETIPAPVTRGEPIQKLEAAPAATVSGSNTAPAKLDLVAAATAAASGAEPVEMMGEFRIVGFDKLASYNYDIPDESPATRAAANVGEAPAAKDQIPDSVRALNGKKVALKGFMLPLKVEGGLITELLIMRDQSACCYGATPKINEWVSVKMSGKGVKPIMDVPVVLMGKLQVGEMRENGYLVGIYAMDGEKMTGPPEL, via the coding sequence ATGAAGGCATTGTTCAACCCGACTCACGGGCCGGTGTCCGCCGCAGGCGCAATCGCCGTCGCGGCGCTGATGTCCGGTTGCGGACTCGGCGTGCAGAAGAGCGAGACCATTCCTGCCCCCGTCACGCGGGGTGAACCCATCCAGAAGCTTGAGGCGGCGCCCGCCGCAACGGTGTCGGGCAGCAACACCGCTCCCGCCAAGCTCGATCTGGTCGCCGCGGCGACCGCCGCCGCGTCCGGGGCGGAGCCCGTGGAAATGATGGGCGAATTCCGCATCGTCGGCTTCGACAAGCTCGCGTCCTACAACTACGACATCCCGGATGAATCGCCCGCCACCCGCGCCGCGGCCAATGTCGGCGAAGCGCCCGCGGCCAAGGACCAGATTCCCGACTCCGTGCGCGCGCTCAACGGGAAGAAGGTCGCGCTCAAAGGCTTCATGCTCCCGCTCAAAGTCGAGGGCGGGCTCATCACGGAACTGCTCATCATGCGCGACCAGTCCGCCTGCTGCTACGGCGCCACGCCCAAGATCAACGAGTGGGTCAGCGTGAAAATGTCGGGCAAGGGCGTGAAGCCCATCATGGACGTGCCGGTTGTCCTCATGGGAAAGCTGCAAGTCGGCGAGATGCGTGAGAACGGCTACCTGGTCGGCATCTACGCGATGGACGGCGAGAAGATGACCGGGCCGCCTGAGCTGTAA
- a CDS encoding DUF1501 domain-containing protein, with product METYDMKPDAPAEYRGIFSTKTNVPGMEVCELLPLHAKCADKYTLIRSVSHEFADHGGGHKRFLTGYKPKEPAGFVNDNPMAGSVVSKLREHVKRGLPNYIAEVDGGRQGVDTFSFGSAYLGSTTTPFFVAGDPGVEGFKVENLGIAPGMADPLDDRARLLGGGMRTGQVVGATNSRGEYPTERPLKPEDWWATVYRHLGIDWTGSFLDHSGRPMPILPGGEPIAEILPGMPA from the coding sequence ATGGAGACCTACGACATGAAGCCGGACGCGCCGGCGGAATATCGCGGCATCTTCTCCACCAAGACCAACGTCCCCGGCATGGAGGTTTGCGAGCTGCTTCCGCTCCACGCCAAGTGCGCGGACAAATACACGCTCATCCGCTCCGTGTCGCACGAGTTCGCCGACCACGGCGGCGGGCACAAGCGCTTCCTCACCGGCTACAAGCCCAAGGAACCCGCGGGCTTCGTGAACGACAACCCGATGGCCGGCTCCGTCGTCTCGAAGTTGCGCGAGCACGTGAAACGCGGCCTGCCCAACTACATCGCCGAGGTGGACGGCGGCCGGCAGGGCGTGGACACGTTCAGCTTCGGTTCCGCCTATCTCGGCAGCACCACGACACCGTTCTTCGTGGCAGGCGACCCGGGCGTCGAGGGCTTCAAGGTCGAGAATCTCGGCATCGCGCCGGGAATGGCCGACCCGCTTGATGACCGCGCGAGATTGCTCGGCGGCGGAATGCGCACGGGCCAAGTGGTCGGCGCGACGAACTCGCGCGGCGAGTATCCGACCGAGCGCCCGCTCAAGCCGGAAGATTGGTGGGCCACGGTCTATCGCCATCTCGGCATTGACTGGACCGGGAGCTTCCTCGACCACTCCGGCCGGCCGATGCCGATTCTGCCGGGCGGCGAACCGATTGCGGAGATCCTCCCCGGGATGCCGGCCTGA
- the infA gene encoding translation initiation factor IF-1, with protein MENHITTEGKVIAVLAGTMFRVELENKHQVLAHISGKMRKRFIRLTIGDRVQLEMSPYDLDKARIVYRLK; from the coding sequence ATGGAAAACCACATCACGACCGAAGGCAAAGTAATCGCCGTCCTTGCGGGCACGATGTTCCGTGTCGAACTGGAGAACAAGCACCAGGTTCTCGCGCACATTTCGGGCAAAATGCGCAAGCGATTCATCCGGCTGACCATCGGCGACCGGGTGCAGTTGGAGATGTCCCCCTACGATCTCGACAAGGCGCGGATCGTTTACCGGTTGAAGTAG